aactctttcttctcttttgttaaaagggggaagggaaagggTGTGAGGTACccctgggctctgggggaggCATGCAGGCAGCCCCAGCAGGCAGGCGCTGGGGGATGGGTGGGAAGAGTCCTGGAGTTTCCCACAATTCTTTTCTCTGCAGGGAACAGCGAGGCTGGCTGACAAGGGGGCAGGAGAGatgggcagggccctggggagaggggtggCGGGCAAGGGGCTTGGGGGCTCACTCTAACATGCAAAGTCCAGCTGCCCCATGAACTAGGTTGCTTCTTGAAGAGCgacatacatataaatacagacacagctacacacacacatgcggAGAAGGCTCTGCATTCCCGAGGGTGGGGATCTAGGCCTGATGGCCCCCAAGGAGCTCCAAGGCAGGAGCCAGCCAAGTctccgctgctgctgctgctgtggcgATTCTCCGGAGCcccctggggtggggcagggcgaGCAAGTCCTCCGGGGAAGGCTGCTTGTTCTCTGAAGTTCTGTCCACCAGCACCAAGACGACTCTGAACCAAATCCATGCAAGGCGGGTGCCCCGGGCCTGAGCTTCCACGTTCGCGCGTGGGCAGCCTGTGTGCTGGCACCAGGGTCCAGTCTCTcccctccagggctccagggaacAGGGGTGCAGACAGAGAGTGAAGGGGGCCCGCGGAGACATCCTCTCCCCCGCCCCACAGGGTCCTGGCCtccgggaggggggaggggcctCCCTTATCTTTCAGCCTCCATCGCAGGGTGGGCCCTCGGTTCTGAAGCGGCCTGTTGGGGGGCCAAGGGTGGCCAGTCTGACGCCGGGGAGGGGGGTGCCGGAGTCCACAGGGGCGGCTGCTGTGGCTGGTGGTGCTGTGGGCCCCCCGGGGGTGAGGCTGCAGCAGGCCAGCTCGGGGCGGGGAAGCTGGCGGTGGCGGTGTGGGGGAAGTGCGGCGGGGGGGACGTGGCCGTGGCAGCCATGGGGCTGCCGCTGCCGCCACCATGGAAGCTCTCGGAAGCCTTGAGACGGGAAAACATGGTGAGGGCATCAGGGAAGTTGGGGGGCGTGGCAGGGGTGTTGGCAGGAGTGCACATCTGTGGGGGGGGAAACAGAGAGGGGGGTGAGCCCCCTTTCTGGGAGGGCCCCAcctcctgctgcctcccaggACAGGAAGCTTCTGTGCCTCTTCCCGGCTGTACCCTGACTCCAGACACACACAATCCACTAGCTGGGGCTCCCGGAGGATAGGCCAGCTGTGACGGGCGGGCCCAGCACACCTGCGGGCAGTGTCCCAGGAGGacccccccaggccccgcccctgctgCACAGAGCCACTGGGCttcctccctccagggagcccggcTGCCCCGCACCCCTGAACCGGGAGTGCCCCCTAGAGCTGCCCCGGGGGGCTGCAGGGACACTTACCatctggtggtggtgatggctgtaGGGGATGTTGGTCTCCTGGAAAAAGGCGCTGAGGGCCGTCTGTGGAAAGAAGGCCAGATGTCATTAccctcaggccccctggggcccagggcctccCTGTTTCCAGAGTCTCTGGGGCTCGGTGAGGCCCTGGGCCCGGCTACGAGTGGGAGAAGGGAGTGGAGGCAGTGTGCCCCTGGACGTGCCCCTTGACGCCTGCCACCCCTTAAGGAGGCACCAGACTCCCGGGCAGGTGTGGAGGGTGGTAAAGCCGCTCACAAAGCTGCCTGCCTCCAGCCCGCACACACCTGACGCGGTCACCGTGACATCAGGAGGCGACAGGCAGCACCCTCTCCTGCTCTCACAGGGAAAGGCCTTTAGCGGATGCCAGCCTCTGATTGAGATCCTAGTGGGACTGTCACCAACTCCATGGGTGGTAActccctgagcctcaatttcctcctccATGAGCCAAGGCACAGCAAAGACTCCCAGATGCTAAGTCTGTGacctgcctgcccccctccctggcttGCCACAGGGGCCTGCCAGGGAAGGGCCTCAGTGGTTTCCAGATACCCATCCCTTGCCGGGATAACCTAAGATCCACGCTCCAGCTGGGAGAGCCAGAATTAAGAAGGATGGTCTGGGTCTGGCACTGGGTGCCCCACTCACCCAAGCCTCCCCTGGAATGTCCCTAAGGTACAGAGCGGGAGGAGGATGGAAGGGGTCTGCACCCAGGGTGCTGAGAAGGCCCGTGTCAGACAAGCTGGTCTGGAGGCCCCGGGGGACCGGCAAGAGGGGGCTaggggagccagggaggggcTGCATCTGGTCTGTCCTGGCAAAGAGGCTACAGGAGGGGTGCTGAGGAAAGTAAGGGAGCCAGCTGCTCTTGCGAAAGTGCTGGGTGAGAGTGTGTGAAGGGTCTGCTGGCCCTGCCAGGCCCTGGCCCCGGGCCCCTCCACTTCCATCCCTTTAGGCTCCCTGCCCaatccctcccccactccccaccctgcccccagcacaGACACCCAAGCTGGCTCCCAGGGCTTGCCCtgggattttgttattttttttacattcaaatGAATTTTTCTGAGAATTTCCTGCTGGAGATGCCCTACCCCAGTGTCCCTGAACGGGTGTGGGAAGGTAGTGGGGTGGGTGCTAGTCTCTCTAAGTACCTCCTCAGGACTCCCTCCCACCTGGGAGCCCCAGGGGACACACCCAAACCGTTCCTTCCCAAGTGCAGATCCAAAGGCCACCTGAGTGAGCACCCCAGTGAGCACCTTCTGCTGCCTTAAAGCACCACCACTTAAAACACACcggtccccctccccctgcagccctgTCCTCATTAACACCTGAATCACAGAGCTCTGACCCAAAAACTCGGCCTTTGGCTGGGTCAACCCTCAACCCGTATATTGTGagccttggggggtgggggacggaggccacagagggcagggcagccctgaggaaCCAGTCACTCACTCTCACACAAGGACCTACGGTTTGGGGGTTCACACCCCATTTTTACCTTAAGTGAACCTCCCTAGTACCCATAtgttcctcattttacagatgtgagaCGGAGACTCAGGGAGCCCAGAGCTGTATGGCTCCTACCCCAGGGGGCCACCAGAACCCCTAAGTCTGCAGGCAGCTCCTGCCCCTCTTGCGGACAGAGTTTTCCCCCAGGTATTTCAATCCTCAAAGCTACATTTTTAATTCCCATGATGAAGTGACACTAACCCACACTGAGAGACAGCCCAGCAGGTGCCAGGCTGAGAGCCCTGAGAGGCTAGGCTCTTCCCACCCGACAGGACACCCGGCTGCCCAGcccaggcagggagggagccaTGTATgcagatgcaggactcaagcAAACGGCCATGAATGTGGTTTTACAAGTTTTGCCACATCTAGCCCTTGAGACAAACAGGCTGATTAGGGAGCTTCCTGCAGGGTGGGGCtgcaggccctggggagggggggcacgAGGGAGTGGCCACTCACTCTTTAGAGGTCAACTCCCACACTGGAGGTGCAGAGAAAACAggccaggaggaggggaggccggtggagggtggggggaagcagcCTCCCATGTTGTGGTGTGAGGGCCACACAGGGCCGGCGAGCCCTCCTAAGAGCTTGGGTAGAAGTTGGTGAGCAAAGATCCCCCTGGCTGGGCAGGCCACTGCTTCCCCAGGCTGTCCAAACCTTTGGGCTGGAATTCTGATCCCCATCCCAGTCACGGAAACTGCGCCCTAGAGGCCCCTGGCtcactccccccaaccccccagcagGCCCAAACACCTTCGCTGGGATGGCTCCCCATCAGGAAACCAGACTCCTGGGCCCTGGCGGGGCAGTGACCTTACACCTGCGAGGGGTGGAGCTCAAGGACTCTGGCCTCTTCCCTAGATGCCACCCTGGGTTATTTCTGGGGCAGTTGAGCTGGGCAAAGCCAGGTGGCCGCTTGGCAGCACAGGCTGTGGGCACTAGTGGCCTACAGGTCAGGGAGGCCCAGGGGGTGGGGTCCTGACCGGGGCGGCCGCACCTCCCGCCCGTGTGAACGCCGCCCTGCACCGCGCACCGCGCACCGCGCACCGCGGAGGCAGATTCCCCCGCCAGCACCGGAGGCGCCAGCCCGGCACGCCTCTGGGGCGGGGTGCACAGACGCACGGCCGTAGCGGGAGCTCGGGGCTCCCACACACAGCCGTACGCACCCGGGTGTGTACCCGCGTGGGCCCCATCTGCAGAACGGCGACGCGTGCGTCCGGGGGACACGCGCAGCCCGCACCCGCGCGGGTGGACTGCGTGTTTACACACACGCCAACATGCCCACACGTAGCGTGGCGCGTGCGTAAATACAAGTGCACATGTACGTGGACACAGGCGCCGCCGGGCTGCCCTCCGCCGGCCCCGGCTCCCGAGGCGGGGGCGGCCCCGGGCGTCCTCCTTCCGGCCGCCCGCCCGCAGGCTGTCCGTCCGGGCCGCGGCGCCGCCCCACCCTGGCCGTTACCCGAacaaaagcggggggggggggggtccgcgCATCCCGGCCGCGGGGAgagcgggcggggggcggggattCGGGGCGCCCCTCCCGCCCACCCCGCGCGGGCGGCGTTTCCGGGGGCCGCGTAGACGCCCGGCCGGCCCCGCAAGCCGCGTGTGCGCGCGGGGACCCCGGGCCGAGGGCGCCCCGGCACGTGTCCACACCCGCCCGCACACGCGCGGCGGGCGGCAcggaccccgaccccggccccggccccggccccggccccgaccccagccccggccccggcccggcgcgGCCGCGCACCTCGAACTGCCAGTGGGCCGCCTGCAGCAGCTGCTTCGCCTGGTCGGCCGCGCAGCCCGCCGTCAGCACGAACTGGTTGATCATGACCTGGTGCTTGAGCTCGTCCATGTTCACGGACATGGCGCCGCCGCCGTGCTGCCCGCTGCCTCCCGCCGCCGCGCTCCTCCGCCTCACGCGTCCACCATTAGCGAGCCGGCTCCGGCtaatacaaatatttactgtgcGGCTCTGACTCACCGAGCCTCGCCTGGCTCGGGGCCGCGGGGGCATGCTGGGAGATGTAGTCCCGCGCCGCGGCCGGCCCGGGGGCGCAGGGAGGTGTGTCCGGACGCGGCCCCGGCCGGCGGCGCCAGCGGGCGGTGGTCCGCGGGGTCTGCGCCGGGCCTCCGCGTTGGACAGGCGCACGCTTAGGGGCGGGGGGCCCTGGCAGTCCTGGCATGCATCGTGAGCACGAGGGCGCACGGCCCCAGagccctggcacacagtaggcgccAGTAAACACTCCtgcactgaatgaatgaatgaatgaatggatgaatgtgcCCCTTAGGGCTCTGCAAAATATCAccgcctccaggaagccttccggGTTCCCCAACGCCCCGAGCACAAGCTCACATGGCCCACTCGTGATGCGGGCCTGGCGCTGGGCACTCAATAGGCGCGAGAAGCGTTTGGGGACAGGCCGGTGCCCGGAACAAGCCGGCGAGGGGTCCCCTCCCCGCGGGGCTCCCACTTTCCCACGCACATTCCCGTGCGCTCGGCCGGAAGACTTGGCTTGCGGGTGCGGGCGCCAGGACCTGGCGGAGCCAGTTCCGGCGGGGCCCCCCCGAACTCCCATTCCCAGAATGCCCCGGTTTATTTGCATCGTTCGGTCCCGAATGACGTCAAGTGAGTGAGGCCGCGCCACGGCCAATGGGTGGCCGCAGAGTGTTAGGACCTGGCCATATAAGGTAAACAAAGCTAGCCGCCCAATGAGGCCGCAGCGGGGGCGGGCGCTGGGTCCGGGCCGGCGGGGGCGCATCACGtggcgggcgggggcgggaccGGGGagcatggggcgggggggtggtcgCGGGCTGTGTTTACAGCTGCGCACGCGACGCTTCCGGGTGACGTCGCGGGTCTGGAGTTCGGGGCCGGGGCGGGCTGGGAGCGGGATCctgggcggggaggcggggagaggtCTGGtaccgtccccccccccccccccccccgttccgaACGACCTTGGCCTGGTTCCTCAAGCTCCCTGAGCTCCGGTTTCATCCGTTGGGCAACTGTTCTTTGGGCCCCTTCTCTTGCCCTGCCCTGGCCCGGCCGGGGTTACTGCGGAGAGCTCACCGAGAAGGGTTGGCTGGGGGGCGCAGGCGGGGCGGGGTGGTTTGGGACCATGTGTGGCGAATCCCAGGTAGAAATAGGGGAAGTGCCCTCTGGAAGCTGACACAggccctgggggttggggtgaaaACTCATTGGGAGGTCTTTGTCTTCCGGTCGTTTGTTGGCTTTAGGGTTAGTGTGGGGTCCAGGAGGTGGCCCAGAGGGCCAATCCGGATCCGGACATGTTTGGGCTGTGTCTGATTCTAGTGGAGTGCCCCCCACCCTGCGCCACACTAGAATTGCCCTGGATGGAGGGCCTGGTGCCAGTCTCCACACATtggaggggtgtgggggaagCCCTTCCTGGCTCCTTTAACCCTTCCAGAGGTTCTGGCTTTGGCGAGTGGGAGGAGGATAATGGGAGACTGGTTGGTGGACAGGGCCTGAGGAGTCCCAGGATGgtggagcagggctggggcacGCAGATGGGAGGGGGGACCCTGCGCAGTGAGACCCTAAAGCGGCCTCTGAGGGCGAGAGTCCCCGAGGCCTGTCCTGTTGGCAGGCAGCAGATTCCATTGTTCTCTTGCAGGTGGGTGCCTCGGCCAGCCAGGGCAGAAGTAACCTGTCCACTCAGGAAGTCAGGTTTTGGTGTCTCTTAAGCCACCTGGAATCATGCAGGCTCTGCCATTTTTTGCAAATGCTGATAGTGTCAGGAGTTTTCTGGTCTTGTTAGAAATGGCTcctccaggggcacctaggtgtctCGGTGGGTGAAGTGTCCACCTTccgctcaggccatgatcccgccGTCTTGGATCCAGCCTGcgttcgggctccctgctcagccagaagCTGGTTTGCCTTCCATCTGCgagtccccctgcttgtgcactcgctgtgtcaaataaaatattaaaaaaaaaaaaaaaaagaatggctctTCTCTTTAACAAAGCATCATAAGCATGGATTAGTATGAGCCCGCTGCTTTGGTGGCCCTGAAAGAGGTACTGTTACACTGGGACAGCATCAGGGTGTCCTGGAAGGGAAGTGGGTTCTGGAACCAGACAAGGCTGTGTATGAGTCTTGACCCTGCTGCTTAATGACTAATGTTGGATAAGCTACTGCAGCCCTGAGCCTTGTTTCATTCGTAGAAGCAGAGGTAGGAGCGTGGAACAATCCCACAATCCCAGGACCGGTGAGTGGATTAATAGGTGCGCAGTGCTGAGCATGGGCCTAGCACTCTGTGTACCATTTCTAGTACTCACCTCTTTGCCTCCATCTGGACCACTCTAGGGAACCCAAGCCCCATTTGATTGATGAAGAAACAGGCTGGAATCCAATCCCCCTTATGCTCTTGCCAGTGTTCAGAGCCAGTGGAGAATGGGCACTCACTCCATAGGCCATGAGGGTGTTTCTGGCCAGTGAGAGAGGGCACTGTCCTGGCAGGGCCCACTAGGGGATTTTCTGGTTCAGGGAAACAGGAAGtcccttgccccttccccctgccttgATCCAGCAACACTCGGTTACCCGCCCAGGCTTGTCCAGCTCAGAAGGAGCACTCTCAAGCTGGCAGGTTGGCTGGGGTGGGGCAGACGAGGCTGGCAGGAGCAAAGGTTATTCCTCTGGCCCCCATGGCACCCCTAGCCTGGTTGTTTTCCCAGGGGcagcagggaagaaaaaaacaatcttgTTTTTAGCCAGGATCAGCTTGGCTAGAGAGTGGACTTTGGATTTCTTAGCAAGCTCAGATAGGGCCTGACACCTGGGACCAGGAGATGGGGGCAGGAGACAAAAAGGTATTTCTAGCAGTGCTCACATCTTACCTGAAGTTCAGGAAAGTTGGGGGCCATAACACAGTGTCCCCAGGATACCCTGGCTCTTCCTTCCCACctccattctttttcctttttttttttttaagattttaagttatattcacacccagcctggggctcaaacccacaattctgtgatcaagagttgcatgctctgctgatAGGCAACCGGGCGCCCTTCCACCTCTATTCTTTCAAATACTCCATAGATCATTGGGTGTCTGATTCTGGGAGCACAAGAATAACTAGGCAAGGATCCTAGCCGTTCTGGAGCTTCAGGAAGAAGTCTGGACTCAAAGGACTCACCCCAGATACCCATGAACTGGGCCTAGTGTCTAGGCCAACGCTGGCTAACTGAGAGGACTTGAAATCTGGCCACTCTGTCACTCCTGACCTCTGTTCCTatactcacccccccccccatttggtTTTAACCACACTGGCCTTTGAGCCCCTGGATCTTCCTGAGCTTCTTGCAGCCTTAGGGCCTTGGCACATAGTGTTTCCCCTGCTTGGAACCTCCACTGGCTTAGCCCCTCAGAGTTTGCTTGCCCCCTGGTTTGctcttatttctatttcaaatcctggcttaggacagccctggtggctcagcggtttagcaccaccttcggcccggggtgtgatcctggagaccagggattgagtcccacatcaggctccctgcatggagcctgcttctccctctgcctgtgtctctgcctctctctctttctgtgtctctcatgaataaataaataaaatcttaaaggaaaaaaaaaacaaaactctggcttaaatgtcacctctttgGAAGAAGTCACCTCTTCCCTGACACCCCCCTATCAATAGTTAAGTTTCTCCTATTACTTCACTGCACCTCTGTTGTCCTATAGTAGCCACTACATTTGGTATTTATGCACCTGTTACCTTTTTTAGTGTCCTTCCTCACTAGCCTGCATGATCCACATCTAAGGTTCTTCCATTTGATCCCAGTTGCCTGGCTCACAGCCTGGCTCATTGCCTGTTACATAGTAGctgcatgataaatatttgttgaataaataaatgaatcagcaCAAATGTTGACAGTAGAACTAATAACAAATCAGAAAGGGCCTGTCTCCCAGCGGGACTTGGACAAGCACAGAAGAACAAGTCCAAAGCTCTGTTAAGAGGAATGTTTAATCAAACATCCAGCCCATGGAAACAACTGCCCTGCCCCAGGATCTATAGGAAGGACATGCTCCTAGGGTTGTTTTTCAACGAGAACATCAGAGTCTCTACTACTCTCCTTGCCTCCCCCCAAGCAGGGAGGTCAGTAAATTGAATTCAGTGttggtatatgtatgtgtgtatacatgcaagTGTTAAGTGATTTAACAGAAGGATAAGAAGGATCAtgcagggtggggggagtgtTTAGGCCCCTCTGGTGGCAAGAGACATGAAATCTAGCTCATGGGAATGTTTCTGCTTCTGGGGTGGGAAGGGAGTATAACAGTAAAAGGAATGGCTTGGTACAAGTTTCAGCTTTATTACCATTTATCTACTATGCAGTCTATGTAGGGTACTTCACCTCTCACAGcttcactttcttttctgtgaattgggaatgaaaataaaagctacatcagaaaattaaatgagggatccccgggtggctcagcggtttagcgccacctttggcccaggttgtgatcctggagacccgaatcgagtcccacgtccggctccctgtgtggagcccgcttctccctctgcctgtgtctctgcctctctctctctctctctgtgtctctcatgaattaataaaatcttaaaaaaaaagaaaattagatgatccctgggtggcgcagcggtttggcgcctgcctttggcccagggtgcgatcctggagacccgggatcgagtcccacatcgggctcccggtgcatggagcctgcttctccctctgcctatgtctctgctctctctctctctctctctctctctctctctgtgactatcataaataaataaaaaataaaaaaaagaaaataattaaaaaaaattaaatgagactaTGTATAAAGCCCTCAACATGATgagggcacatagtaggtgctcagcaaatgggGATCTTGGTTGTGAAGCAGAGATTTAATTGGGCTCCTCCAAGACCTGGACTCTACTCATCATCACATAAATCTTTCAcctcttttattaattttggcTTCCCAGGTTCCCTGACAACAGAAGGTTGGATTCTGGACTCTGGCCCCCAGAGTGGCACAGGACTCATTTTAATGTGGAATGTGGTTCATTTACCACTTGAGACCCTTGGCCAGGTGCTGTCCTCTCTGACTGC
The sequence above is drawn from the Canis lupus baileyi chromosome 8, mCanLup2.hap1, whole genome shotgun sequence genome and encodes:
- the UBALD1 gene encoding UBA-like domain-containing protein 1, producing MSVNMDELKHQVMINQFVLTAGCAADQAKQLLQAAHWQFETALSAFFQETNIPYSHHHHQMMCTPANTPATPPNFPDALTMFSRLKASESFHGGGSGSPMAATATSPPPHFPHTATASFPAPSWPAAASPPGGPQHHQPQQPPLWTPAPPSPASDWPPLAPQQAASEPRAHPAMEAER